A genome region from Trichoderma asperellum chromosome 7, complete sequence includes the following:
- a CDS encoding uncharacterized protein (SECRETED:SignalP(1-22)), with protein MKPHQALATVLHVVSFSFLSHCLPNTHDAFPPLLDATLDDLRSGLDRNLFTSVDLVRAYIDRIQEVNPSLRAVTEVNPDALSIAAERDAERRAGINPSKLPLHGIPVLLKDNIATFDKMNNTAGSYALLGAKVPEDSTVASKLRKAGAIILGKANLSQWASSREIVNHEGWSAYGGQAIGAYFPDQDPRGSSSGSAISSSIGLTWAAVGTDTGGSILEPAHANNVVGFRPTVGLTSRYLVIPYSARHDTVGTLTRTVKDAAYLMQAMAGRDGRDNYTSAIPFDEMPDYVAACKDSGLRGRRIGVSRDIMAVKNFDSSSESNPQAFEKALDVIRSAGAEVVDNIDLGCSVAYPYLVSINSTRKAAYNTIGSDFLSDLPNRYLNLLTHNPNNITCLGDVREFTRRDPRENYPNISTSAWDADIFFDVSNTDPTYWHNITQTRDLLGNDCVAGAIEKYNLDAMVMPTPYSIPPASAVGLPVVSVPLGRSPDGTPRTPSYWKNLVQSAPNGPLGISFSGLAFSEEKLFAMAYAFEQRTNVRKSIRPYVVPKTELVHVVRKRYLVSPRSEACVPGGL; from the coding sequence ATGAAACCTCATCAAGCGTTAGCCACAGTTTTACACGTGgtatccttttcttttctctcccacTGCCTACCAAACACTCATGATGCTTTTCCACCTCTACTTGATGCCACGCTCGATGACTTGCGCTCCGGGTTGGACAGAAATCTCTTCACCAGTGTTGACCTAGTACGGGCATACATTGATAGAATACAAGAAGTCAATCCAAGCCTTAGAGCTGTCACTGAGGTCAATCCTGATGCATTGTCCATAGCCGCAGAGCGTGATGCCGAGAGAAGAGCGGGCATTAATCCTTCCAAGCTGCCTCTTCATGGCATACCGGTTCTTCTCAAGGATAACATTGCCACATTCGATAAGATGAATAACACTGCTGGCTCATATGCCTTGTTGGGGGCCAAAGTTCCCGAGGATAGCACCGTTGCATCCAAACTGCGCAAAGCCGGGGCCATCATTCTCGGCAAAGCCAACCTATCGCAATGGGCATCCTCCAGAGAGATCGTCAATCACGAGGGCTGGTCGGCCTACGGCGGCCAAGCAATCGGCGCATACTTCCCTGATCAAGACCCCAGAGGGTCATCATCCGGAAGCGCTATATCTTCCTCCATTGGGCTCACGTGGGCAGCCGTCGGGACAGATACCGGAGGATCGATTCTGGAACCGGCACATGCAAACAATGTCGTGGGATTCCGGCCCACGGTAGGGCTGACTTCGAGATATTTGGTGATTCCATACTCGGCGAGACACGACACTGTTGGGACTCTGACTCGGACGGTCAAAGATGCTGCGTATTTGATGCAGGCCATGGCGGGACGTGACGGGCGCGACAACTACACGAGTGCGATTCCATTTGATGAGATGCCCGATTACGTTGCGGCATGCAAGGATTCGGGCCTCAGGGGTAGGAGAATTGGCGTGTCCCGCGACATCATGGCTGTAAAGAATTTTGATTCCTCATCCGAAAGCAATCCGCAAGCCTTTGAGAAGGCGCTGGATGTGATTCGCTCAGCCGGCGCAGAAGTTGTTGACAATATCGACTTGGGCTGCTCCGTTGCGTATCCGTATCTAGTCAGCATCAACAGTACTCGAAAGGCTGCCTATAACACAATTGGCTCAGATTTCTTATCCGACCTGCCAAACAGGTATCTCAATCTCCTCACGCATAACCCCAACAACATCACTTGTCTTGGAGATGTTCGAGAATTTACGAGACGAGACCCTCGCGAGAACTACCCCAATATCAGCACCAGCGCGTGGGACGCTGACATATTCTTTGATGTCTCCAATACAGATCCAACCTACTGGCACAACATCACTCAAACCAGAGACCTCCTGGGAAACGACTGCGTAGCCGGGGCGATCGAGAAGTACAACTTGGACGCAATGGTCATGCCCACACCCTACTCGATCCCGCCGGCGAGTGCAGTTGGCTTGCCTGTCGTCAGCGTGCCTCTGGGCCGCAGTCCGGATGGCACGCCCAGGACGCCATCCTACTGGAAGAACCTTGTGCAGTCGGCTCCCAATGGCCCGCTTGGCATCTCCTTTTCGGGACTTGCATTCAGCGAAGAGAAGCTCTTTGCGATGGCGTATGCCTTTGAACAGAGAACGAATGTGCGCAAGTCTATTCGTCCGTATGTTGTGCCGAAGACGGAACTGGTGCATGTTGTGCGCAAGCGATATCTTGTGTCTCCGAGATCTGAAGCGTGTGTGCCCGGAGGACTTTGA
- a CDS encoding uncharacterized protein (EggNog:ENOG41) yields MATAGEASKDTKEPCPVKDELPKLSDHEFRMYNRLADKMNWFHNNFRQSWNVLWQACTTGRRPQGMSLKQLFQVGTEFAEHLTVHHRIEETYFFPMLAKRMPEFDPKNGDLVKQHAQIHDGLEKFEEYINQCKRGEKDFEMSVLKEKMESWGGVLWAHLDDEVRSLGAENMRKFWTLQEIQRFNM; encoded by the exons ATGGCTACAGCTGGAGAGGCGTCAAAAGACACAAAAGAGCCATGTCCTGTCAAGGACGAGCTCCCAAAGCTCTCAGATCATGAGTTCAGAATGTACAACCGTCTTGCTGATAAGATGAACTGGTTT CACAACAACTTCCGCCAATCATGGAACGTCCTCTGGCAAGCCTGCACGACCGGCCGCCGCCCTCAAGGCATGTCCCTCAAGCAGCTCTTCCAGGTCGGCACCGAATTCGCCGAGCACCTCACCGTGCACCACCGCATCGAGGAGACGTACTTCTTCCCCATGCTGGCCAAGCGCATGCCCGAGTTTGACCCCAAGAACGGCGACCTGGTGAAGCAGCACGCGCAGATCCACGACGGGCTGGAGAAGTTTGAGGAGTACATCAACCAGTGCAAGCGCGGGGAGAAGGACTTTGAGATGAGCGtcttgaaggagaagatggagagctggGGAGGAGTGCTGTGGGCGCATCTGGATGACGAGGTGAGGTCGTTGGGGGCGGAGAATATGAGGAAGTTTTGGACGTTGCAGGAGATTCAGCGGTTCAACATGTAG
- a CDS encoding uncharacterized protein (EggNog:ENOG41) has translation MPALKPKADAKTVKRKSALSSPPALGDPPSQAKEPPSSDESHSHRALISMPAATYPAKRSAPWLNLSYCLLSDHLLHLIHFNVLRGLSYNKKFLQPCAFSKCSSTPSITLKRILPHIPDESILRALRLPENLTPTSLQLSCRHSSWIDVFPFPEMRDNLIRYEDYFSHAEFLTDVLGNLISCMDSSCDSPARMANALPGSKDHDDAPDRRGLILWGEPYQRESWEVTPGFLRKWWWVVKGCGGLIDSTNRWRTVRGERPLRMAILSQ, from the coding sequence ATGCCAGCCCTCAAGCCAAAAGCAGACGCCAAAACCGTCAAGAGAAAGTCCGCTCTGTCCAGCCCGCCGGCTCTCGGGGATCCTCCGTCACAGGCGAAAGAGCCACCGAGCAGTGATGAAAGCCATTCGCATCGTGCATTAATCTCCATGCCAGCTGCAACATACCCAGCCAAGCGTTCTGCTCCCTGGCTGAACCTGAGCTACTGCTTGCTCTCCGAccatctcctccacctcATCCACTTCAACGTGCTCCGGGGCCTCTCCTACAACAAAAAGTTTCTCCAACCATGCGCCTTCTCTAAGTGCAGCAGCACGCCATCAATCACTCTGAAACGCATCCTGCCGCATATTCCAGATGAAAGCATCCTCAGGGCTCTGCGGCTCCCCGAAAACTTGACTCCCACAAGCCTGCAGCTCTCATGCCGCCACTCCAGCTGGATTGACGTGTTTCCCTTTCCGGAGATGAGAGACAATCTGATTCGGTACGAGGACTACTTTAGCCATGCGGAGTTTCTGACAGACGTGCTGGGGAATCTAATTAGCTGCATGGACAGTTCGTGTGACTCGCCTGCCAGGATGGCAAACGCGCTGCCGGGATCCAAGGATCATGACGATGCTCCTGACCGCAGGGGGCTGATCTTGTGGGGGGAGCCGTACCAGCGGGAGAGCTGGGAGGTGACTCCGGGGTTTCTTAGAAAGTGGTGGTGGGTGGTGAAGGGATGTGGTGGGTTGATTGATTCGACTAATAGATGGAGGACGGTGAGGGGGGAGAGACCATTGCGGATGGCTATACTGTCACAGTAG
- a CDS encoding uncharacterized protein (EggNog:ENOG41), translating to MSRYAEAHVSPEGPGDARPTALQVVQDEGMTDKLKNKVIVVTGVSSGLGVETVRALSTTGASFYLTARDLTKAKNALDGIFEPSRMKLVEMDQTSLKSVRAAAKTILADTDKISILINNAGVMAIPDLQLTQDGHEMQFGVNHLSHFLFFQLLKPALLAGSTPEFASRVVNVSSSSHRMHGILASDNYDFQKGGYDKWVSYAQSKTANVYMANQIERLYGARGLHGMSLHPGGITTGLMRYFTEEDTKGMMASYGPEILKVMKSPEQGAATQVWAAIGREWEGKGGKYLANVAVAETGPDDGNMMSSTTAGHTYNAEEEARLWKDSLRIVELEDEE from the coding sequence ATGTCTCGTTACGCCGAAGCTCACGTCTCCCCCGAAGGTCCTGGTGATGCTAGACCAACTGCTCTCCAGGTCGTCCAAGATGAAGGAATGACCGACAAGCTCAAGAACAAGGTCATTGTTGTCACCGGTGTCTCCTCTGGTCTTGGTGTCGAGACCGTCCGCGCTCTGTCCACCACAGGAGCCTCCTTCTACCTCACTGCCAGAGATCTCACCAAAGCCAAAAATGCGCTTGACGGCATCTTTGAGCCTTCTCGCATGAAACTCGTCGAGATGGACCAGACCTCCCTCAAGAGCGTCCGAGCTGCGGCAAAGACCATCTTGGCAGATACCGACAAGATCAGCATCCTCATCAACAATGCTGGCGTCATGGCCATCCCCGACTTGCAGCTCACCCAAGACGGCCACGAAATGCAATTCGGCGTCAACCACCTCTCtcacttcctcttcttccaactCCTCAAGCCCGCTCTTCTCGCCGGCAGCACCCCTGAATTTGCCAGCCGCGTGGTCaatgtttcttcttcttctcaccgTATGCACGGCATCCTCGCCTCGGACAACTATGATTTCCAGAAGGGAGGCTACGACAAGTGGGTGTCCTACGCCCAGTCCAAGACTGCAAACGTCTACATGGCCAATCAGATTGAGCGTCTGTACGGCGCACGCGGCCTTCACGGGATGAGTCTTCACCCTGGCGGCATCACTACCGGCCTGATGCGATACTTTACTGAGGAGGATACGAAGGGTATGATGGCGTCGTATGGCCCCGAGATTCTTAAGGTGATGAAGAGTCCTGAGCAAGGTGCTGCGACACAGGTGTGGGCGGCGATTGGTAGGGAGTGGGAGGGCAAGGGAGGAAAGTATCTAGCGAATGTTGCGGTGGCGGAGACTGGACCTGATGATGGGAACATGATGAGCTCGACTACTGCAGGCCATACGTACAatgctgaggaggaggctagGCTTTGGAAGGATTCGCTGAGGATTGTTGAattggaagatgaggagtAG